One Lacticaseibacillus rhamnosus genomic window carries:
- a CDS encoding IreB family regulatory phosphoprotein, with product MSTLDQTVHFDFRDNNPKNVHETLETVYKALEEKGYNPINQIVGYLISGDPAYIPRYNDARNLIRKHKRDEIIEELVRNYLGKEQA from the coding sequence ATGAGCACATTAGATCAAACCGTTCACTTTGATTTTCGCGATAACAATCCTAAAAATGTTCACGAGACGTTGGAAACTGTTTATAAAGCACTAGAGGAAAAAGGATATAATCCGATTAATCAGATCGTGGGGTATCTGATTTCCGGGGATCCAGCGTATATTCCGCGTTATAACGACGCGCGTAACTTGATCCGGAAACATAAGCGAGACGAGATCATTGAAGAGCTTGTTCGAAACTATCTTGGCAAGGAGCAAGCTTAA